Below is a window of Impatiens glandulifera chromosome 2, dImpGla2.1, whole genome shotgun sequence DNA.
AAGAGCAAGGAAGCTCTTAAATCTTTAAGAGAATTAGCGTCGAACTATCACACATCATCTCAAATGAGCAAAAATACCATTGAGCCCGAGGTACTCTTATCTGAAGctcatcaagcatcaaggagTGCCTCTAGTCACAGGTTATCGAAGTTGCCTTTAACATCTCAAAATGTTGTAGCAACGGATAAGCTCTCTAGGATGATTCTAAACAAGGGAACACATCATAGTATAGATAAAATAGTTTCGCACTTGAAAGGCAGTTCCATGAATGAGATTTTGTCATTTGTGATGCAGCAAGAGAAAGAGACCAAGTTAAGCAAACTTGCAAAAGAGGCAGGATTCCAACTTCTCTCTGATGATAAAAACATCAAGCTATCAGAAGCTTTATCTGTACAGCAAAAAACACTCCTGTCTGATGATATAAACATCAAGCTATCAGAAGCTTTTTCTGGACAGAAAAAAAAACTTCGATCTGATCAAGTTTCTTCAGATGACTTTCGCAAGAAGGTTGAGATATCTCTATCTGCTGTAATGTCATCTCTGAAAGATAAAGAAACATCTAAAAGCTCAGTTTCCAAAGCATCTAATGCTAAGGAGGGAACTATTAATACTGGACAAGAGTTACATGTTAAGCCCGACCATGATCATGCTAAAGAGAGTTTAACTAGCTCTAGAGACGAGACATCGGGGCAGAAATACAGGTCGCACTTAGAGAATGAACATCAGTTTGAGGACTTTAGAGGCTCCATTTTCTTTTCTGACGGTGGATATAAGCTGCTTAGATCTTTAACTGGGGATTCAAATATCCCTTTGTTAGTAATAATTGACCCCAACTCACAGCAACATTATGTCTTACCTGAAGAGGAAGGTTTCTGCTTTTCTGTACTATCTAATTTTGTTGACAGGTTTCTCAATAGAAGTCTTCTTCCATATCAGCAATCTGCATCTACTATTCCCAGACCTCGAGAGCCTCCACTTCCACCTTTTGTTAACCTGGATTTTCATGAAATGGATGCTATCCCTCCACTTACCTACCATACATTCTCAGAGATGGGCATTGGAGTTAATCAGTCTGATTATACGAATGCTGAGCAAGTGTGGAGAAAAGATGTTTTGGTTCTCTTTAGCAATAACTGGTGTGGCTTTTGTAAAAAAATGGAACTAGTTGTCAGAGAAATATATCGGAATTTTAAGCTCTATATATCCAAGATGAGAAAGGAAACTGGGGGTCAAACCTGTGTCTCTTCTTCCAGTAAGTGATATAGTACAACATATTTTACAAGCTTTATACCATATGAAATTTATGTTCTATTGTTGTTAGGAATCCCTTATTAACTACTAAAAAGTTCTCTGAATAATATGTATTGAACATTTTAATATTGACCATACACCTTTAGATATAATAACGTCCATATTAGAATCAAGGTTGTTGCCCACAAAGCTGTTTAACGCGATAGTTTAAAATCTCACGGGTACCATCCTAATCCCAAGTACCAACACCTTGAAATTGTGTACAAGTCATACTGCATTAGTCTTCACCTGGCTTCAGTGCTCTACACTTTTTTACAGTAAACTTAGTAGACGAATGGGCGTGGAGAAACATGTATGTGGACAGTACTAAACccttattttttatctttagtTATAACTTAAAAGCAAACAAAAATCTTAACATATTTGCCAAAAAACTAGCCAAACCCTCAAATTTTCCCAAATCATCACATGGGATTAAATTGGAGCGTTGAGTCTTGCGTTAGTATCCATCCCACATTCTTTGCACAAAAGCAGGTAGTCAGTTAACCTGATTGTTTTGTtcatgtatttaatatttattcaatcttTACATAGTATTGCAACATGTCATAATCGCTTTGCTCTTTGGGTTTCTTGGTTTAACAAACACTCTTGCATTTCCTTTAGTCTAGATCTCATACACAATTGCAACAAAAGGGCATCCAAGTAGTACTAAATCCTTCTTATGAAGGCAATATTTTGGATTCATACAGAGAATGCAAACAAATATCAACTACTCTAGCTAATATACTTGAGATTAAAACCTTGAAGACTTAGAGTTACATCTACCAAGACTTCTGTAATTTTTTGTGGTGTAAATTATATTTGCAATTGTCCAATATAATTTAATGTAGTGTATTGAACCTTATATTGAAATTGCTCTTTTGGTGAGCAGATTTTAACTGCACATCCTTCAAGCTGTTAGAAGAAAATTGCTCAATTAGGTTTTGGTGCAAATAGACAATTCTTCTTAATTAGTATCTGTCGCAGTTTTACAAACTGTATAACTTCTCCACTGCTTTCTTAGTTCCAAAATGATCATGACATTTTGGACACCTGGGATTCCTTTCTGTTTTGATGTTCTATGAAGGAGCTGTGTGTTTGCCTTAGCTGCTGATTTCTCCAGAAGGAgaagattaaatatatttcaatgaTTTATTTTGTGGCAGATGACatggaaaatattattttgaagtttCCTCTGATATACAAGATGGATTGCACATTAAATGACTGCAGTATGATCTTAAAATCTGTGACACAGGTACTGACTTGGatctgtaatttttttctccATTCTATATAACTGAGATTCTCTTGTTGTATTTCATGTCCCTTACTAATTTCATTTTAGTATACCTCTTCCATTGTTTTACTATTCAACCTTATTGTTATTAAACTTGAGTATTTTGTTATCCTTATAAGATGGAAAACTTTTCCTGATTCAATGAATATTAAAAAGCCCTTACCAATAGTTAAAGGAAGTAAAACACAAACACAACGCATAGTTTAAACATGAAATTGCTAGACTGTTTTGGAAGTGATGAGGGCTTGGTAGTGAAGGAGCACTGAGTTGGATTATATTCGTTTCTTGTCCATTTTAGATACCTTCACGATCCTAATGAGCCTATTCTAGAAACAGCTGGTTATTCCTAACTTGGAGGTGTTATTCTGAGCCCTGGCCCCTGGGGTCAACAAGGAGGGTAGTAAAGGAATATTCACCTGTTGTCTAGGAGCCTTAGTGTTTAATGCACATATTTAAAGCATACAAAGCTATTCGAGTGGGATCCAGTTTATAGGCAAAACGAGTTTAAGAATTAACAAGAATATTTCTAGTGGAATATCTTCCACAATTTTTAGAGAGATGGTTCAATAATAGACTGAGGTATAAGTAAAGAGactcattcacatacattagaGTGGGATCCAGTTTATAGGCAAAAGGAGTTTAAGAATTAACAAGAATATTTCTAGTGGAATATCTTCCACAATTTTTAGAGAGATTGTTCAATAATAGACTGAGGTATAAGTAAAGAGACTCATTCACATACATATTATGCAAAGAGGCGTTACTTTTGTTAATTCAATTTTGTGAAGTGAAAAGCTTTCCATGAGATGGAAAATGAAAACTATAGGCCTATTAGTTATGGAGTGTATCTCTCTCAATTCTATTTGATTGGTGTTGCCTAGAAAACTTCTACTGCTATTTAGATACTTCTTTTGTTATTACATTTAAGAATCTAATTTCTCTCTTCCTGATATTAAATTCTGCAGAGAGAGCTTTACCCGTCATTGATATTGTTTCCAGCAGGAGGAAAGGAAGCTGTCTCTTATAGAGGCGATGTCTCTGTCGGGAGTATATTCAAATTTCTTGTCGATCATGGAAAAAATTCTGCCAGTCTTATTCATGAAAAAGGTGACCCTTTCTAGCAAAACaatgttatttaataatatgCTTTTTAGTTGGATATCTTATGCCAGAAGTGTGCCATTTAGTGTTCGATATTTTGTACTACTATTAGTGTTTGTTTCTGTTTGATAATAGGGTAGGGCTAGAGCTTCTTGTAAATATACTAAATGACATTATGTAACTAGTAGTAGAGACTAAATGTAAATAGTTAGAATCTTTGTATTAGGGGGTATGATGAATATGGAATGAAGTGTTCCATTTAGTCTCTTCTTCTATTCTCTCTTAGTatctaatcaaatttttataatcttttcTCTCATGTTACCATAAATCCTAAATATACCTCATATGAAAACTATCTTTATTTGTGTTTCTGTATCTGATCCAAATACAAACATGTTTGGAAATTAAACTTAGTAAAAGACATATttagaagtttgtttttgtatttgCCAGATccatatacaaatataaaaacataaataaaaagtattccCAAATGGGGCCATATCTCTTCTCATCTAAACCCATGAAAATAAACCGTAACAATGGTATCAAAGCTAGGCTCCTCGTACCTGTGATTAGTTTGGAAGCGAACTGCAACCGCAAGCATCAACATTGAATTTTGGACAACCGATTGGATTTCCTTGCCAATTATCTACAACCGCAAGCCCTCCGTTAATCTCTTTTGCAATGTTACAATTGTAAATAGTAGGTAGGGTTAGGGcttcttttatttatactaaatgaCATTATTATAATGATACAAAACCAAATTATAATAGATAGAATTGGCATAAGCTATCTAAGAAGATAGAAGAACGAGGGATGAGAGGCTCATAAGAACGGCCCAAAGGCCTAGATGAGAAGAGAACCCAAAATATTCAAGTTCATTCACTAACAATTCAACATATCTAAATGGCTTACATCCCACTACTTAAATAGGCAATTACATAACCACTTATAACTACTACAGGCtacttttaagttttaattaaccACTAAAAACGAACAAACAAAATACTAACCatcaatttaatattcatacaAATTATATTAGGCATCCCTAGTTACCTGTATTTTAACATGGCTGCCCTCTTTCAAATCCCTCAACCACGAGAGATATCAAGGTTTGCAATCAAACCCCCATTAATTGCTTAAGGAACTGAGGAATGATTGAAAGAAAACTGTTGAAGATGGTGTGTAGATTCATAACATGATATATTAGatagtaatattattaaaagacagttactaattaattagttagCTATTAGTAGTTATGTTCACTTATGCTTATTAGTACAAATAAGTAattgtaattatatatgtaatgaCAAGTTAAATATTGAATGAATTGTCTTCCTTTCTAAAGAggttcttctcttctcttcctTCCTTAAATGGAACTTTGTAGTTTGTATCATATAAATAGTTGGAATCCTTGTATTAGGAGTAtgataaatatggaatgaagTTGAAGTCTCATCTCATCTTATCTTTGGGTTTCTCCTTGTTTCTCATCTAAGGGCTTAGACCACTCTACATGGGAGCAGAACTGAGATTCTGTTGTCATTTTGCAGCATTTGTCATTATTTGAATAGAAGAAAGAAACAAAGATTGTTGCTTCAATTTACTTATTGACAAATCCCTCCTGTTTAACTCTTTTGAATTTGTACACTACTCCAATGGATATTCTCTATTTTCTCATCTCTTGAacttatttattcttaataGGTCTTTTCTGGGGTAGAACAGAAAAGGGCATGTCCCTTAATTTTGAGGTAGATCAACCACATGTTGTGGTTCATAAAGAATCTTCCTTGAAGAAGGGCAACACCAATAATCAGGTTAAGATTAGAATATCCTCAGACTCCCCAGAAAGGGACTCTCTGATAGTGTCTGCCGGCAGTGTCCTTGTTTCAACCGACAAGTTGCAAAACGCATACCCATTTCAAGAATCGAGGGTTCTTATCGTCCAGGTGGAAAAAGGTAAACACTTTATAGGCCTGATTATCAACAAACCCATGAATTGGAGTTCTATACAGGGAATCGATAAACACTATTATGAACTAATAAAGGAGGCTCATTTATCATTGGGCGGTCCTTTGCCACAAAATGGAGCACCTCTTGTTGCTTTATCTAGGAAACCCTTTAAGGATCAATACCCAGAAATTCTTCCAAACATTTACTTTCTTGATCAGTGGGCAACTGTTGGCGAAATAGGAACGATGCGTTCGGAAAATCACTCTCTTTCTGATTATTGGTTCTTCTTGGGTTTCTCTAGTTGGGGTTGGGATCAATTGTTTGGGGAGATCGCCTTAGGGGCTTGGGATGTGGTTGGAGGTCCAAATGTTGAAGAGTTGTTGGATTGGCCGCGgtaagttaaattaaattagtggCCATGATTGTATGTGGTTTTGGATCTTTTTTTACCAAAGGGTTCTATTGTCGACTAATTAAACTAAACCCTAAACCGGTGTATAAATCTTGTAAGCCAttcttctatattttttttactcttcTTTCCCAAAGAGAGCTTGTGGGAGAATTTTATAGGTTTGATTAGTTTGAAACAGTGGTTCCAATTAGTTTCTACAGGTAATTTCTTAAATGGGATTTTACCAATTTACCAACACAGAGAATACTATTTAATATTGCCTTATTTGGTTttgagataaattttatttgaaattcaggGAGTTGTTTTTTCGTTAAACTAGCACTATCTCATAGTTATGACTATTATTCTGTTATAATTCTGGACAGTTATGGTAAATGGTCTGttatatgtttgttttaatttctgTTATTTGAAAGTttgtaattgaattttttttttgggtttgagCTTATATATAAGCTAAACTCACCCCAATAGGAGGATATGAATAAGATTGTGAAAAGTTTAgcttattttagttttttctcCGTGGTCTTCAGTTCTCGGACTGTTAGTATGCCAACAGTATTATCTTTTTATTCctgtttcatctttttttttatttttactctttaatttcttgttcttgttcccAAACTCTTCTGCTGTCCTTTAAATAATAGATTTAGTCTCGGTCATTTAGATCAAGAACTTTTAACTCGATTCCAGTTACAGATTTATATCATAACACATCCCAACTTAGACAGATTTTAAGAATTGAAAAACTTTGATTTTTTGGACAATGACTTGTCCACAATGGATTAGGGGATAGAGATCTTTAAATAAAGGGTAATCCTATTTTCTGCCTAAACTTTGTACTAATTCTGAGATTGCTTAAAGTATATATActatttgattttgtttctgGTATAAGTATGAAATATGTTATTACcaattttaaagttatatatatttattattattttttaaaattattattatttgtttcagttttttatttaataataataaaaaatatgtatgggttatttaaaacatatcaaaatattatgtattgtttttttataaatatattaattattaataatagataataaatccttataatatatatatcaaacaaaataatgattcaGGTTAtctgtatatatataactttttatttaaatgaggtatttattaaaaaaaataatagtgatCTTAATTACGATTAAACTAAacatttacaaaatgaaaatttaaaaactatttattattatatttttatattatatttaaaagtcAATAATTATTAGAGAGGTTTACATGTTAGATTCCCCTTCAAAAAGAGGTAAAAtagtcatatttaaaaataataataatttgattattttgctCCTTCTCATCAGAGGGAACATGAAGAAATATTGTAGactctttcttattttttaagttcaaCACGAGAAA
It encodes the following:
- the LOC124924042 gene encoding uncharacterized protein LOC124924042, which translates into the protein MRQRRLPETLLMSHTGDSCQLSMKTLATISLLIFSSSCLLIMIDAVNTSSNRVRSSQWDLLSLRNFSSQIHIHPHILILVTVPWSGESRALTNDISQLVANMQEKFDNLKLMLVYKNREKILTDALGAKDGITVIYCHHSLSYKYEGRLRAQNILSSVDFVMSLPPEEFPLQLVKTSEELKSFVESTDKSLLLVEFCGWTQRLLAKARKNATENSFDDPRPDEKLNRSCAAGCKENQKVLNEKMSCAAQDKIGQPLPFPELFYASESNSLNVDNQNASNTLSCGFEEFQRFESFFSDLMTMMRQSFLPPERLRFGLISESSLLSSLGVEDSGSWFMMLQFAGCPSCSKVIKDIDIIRSALKFPSQLLMELDDDGYDPVPVLPVHKPSLLLFIDRSSDSADTRRKSKEALKSLRELASNYHTSSQMSKNTIEPEVLLSEAHQASRSASSHRLSKLPLTSQNVVATDKLSRMILNKGTHHSIDKIVSHLKGSSMNEILSFVMQQEKETKLSKLAKEAGFQLLSDDKNIKLSEALSVQQKTLLSDDINIKLSEAFSGQKKKLRSDQVSSDDFRKKVEISLSAVMSSLKDKETSKSSVSKASNAKEGTINTGQELHVKPDHDHAKESLTSSRDETSGQKYRSHLENEHQFEDFRGSIFFSDGGYKLLRSLTGDSNIPLLVIIDPNSQQHYVLPEEEGFCFSVLSNFVDRFLNRSLLPYQQSASTIPRPREPPLPPFVNLDFHEMDAIPPLTYHTFSEMGIGVNQSDYTNAEQVWRKDVLVLFSNNWCGFCKKMELVVREIYRNFKLYISKMRKETGGQTCVSSSNDMENIILKFPLIYKMDCTLNDCSMILKSVTQRELYPSLILFPAGGKEAVSYRGDVSVGSIFKFLVDHGKNSASLIHEKGLFWGRTEKGMSLNFEVDQPHVVVHKESSLKKGNTNNQVKIRISSDSPERDSLIVSAGSVLVSTDKLQNAYPFQESRVLIVQVEKGKHFIGLIINKPMNWSSIQGIDKHYYELIKEAHLSLGGPLPQNGAPLVALSRKPFKDQYPEILPNIYFLDQWATVGEIGTMRSENHSLSDYWFFLGFSSWGWDQLFGEIALGAWDVVGGPNVEELLDWPR